In Miscanthus floridulus cultivar M001 chromosome 5, ASM1932011v1, whole genome shotgun sequence, one genomic interval encodes:
- the LOC136451779 gene encoding piriformospora indica-insensitive protein 2-like isoform X2 has translation MRPAGGCRGSGLLVLGLALSVSAALLRGCAGQQAEEDGSDAPAAATATAPMEEKERRALYAAIESFVGKGWNGSGLYPDPCGWSPIQGVSCDLFNGLWYPTVMSIGPVLDNSLQCAPDAKFSPQLFDLRRLRTLSFYSCFPASNPTAIPTAGWEKLSGTLETLEFRTNLGLTGGIPASLGRLASLQSLVLVENNLTGPVPAELGALSRLRRLVLSGNGLSGPIPAILGGLTGLLKMDLSNNLLQGSIPPELAGLKSLTLLDLRNNSLTGGLPQFVQGMASLQDLLLSNNPQLGGALPQSGWETLAANLATLDLSNVGLVGAIPASMAALTGLRFLALDHNRLTGAVPPQLAQLPSIGALYLNGNNLTGALQFSAGFYQRMGRRFASWDNPGLCYSIAAVDAAHAPSGVVVCKDLQEPSVARDGEEGGRKPEASSSVVASSSSSGRSAARVLQGMAAAILGSMPLLL, from the exons ATGAGGCCCGCTGGCGGTTGCCGCGGGAGCGGGCTGCTGGTTCTCGGCCTCGCGCTCTCGGTCTCGGCGGCGCTGCTCCGTGGCTGCGCGGGGCAGCAAGCGGAGGAGGACGGCTCGGACgccccggcggcggcgacggcaacgGCCCCCATGGAGGAGAAGGAGCGCAGGGCCCTGTACGCTGCCATCGAGAGCTTCGTCGGCAAGGGGTGGAACGGCTCCGGGCTCTACCCCGACCCCTGCGGCTGGTCTCCCATCCAG GGGGTGTCATGTGATCTCTTCAATGGACTGTGGTACCCAACAGTGATGAGCATTGGTCCAGTTCTTGACAACTCGCTGCAGTGCGCCCCTGACGCCAAGTTCAGCCCGCAGCTGTTCGACCTTCGGCGCCTCCGGACGCTGTCCTTCTACAGCTGCTTCCCGGCGAGCAACCCCACGGCCATCCCGACCGCCGGCTGGGAGAAGCTGTCGGGGACGCTGGAGACGCTCGAGTTCCGCACGAACCTGGGACTCACCGGCGGCATCCCGGCGTCCCTCGGCCGCTTGGCCAGCCTGCAGTCGCTGGTGCTCGTGGAGAACAACCTGACGGGGCCCGTGCCGGCCGAGCTGGGCGCGCTGTCGAGGCTGAGACGGCTGGTGCTGTCCGGGAACGGGCTGTCGGGGCCGATCCCGGCGATACTCG GTGGCCTCACGGGGCTCCTGAAGATGGACCTGAGCAACAACCTGTTGCAGGGCAGCATCCCGCCGGAGCTCGCGGGGCTGAAGAGCCTCACACTGCTGGACCTCCGGAACAACAGCCTCACCGGCGGGCTGCCCCAGTTCGTGCAGGGCATGGCGTCGCTGCAGGACCTGCTGCTGTCGAACAACCCGCAGCTGGGCGGCGCGCTGCCGCAGTCCGGGTGGGAGACGCTGGCGGCGAACCTGGCCACTCTGGACCTGTCCAACGTCGGCCTCGTGGGAGCCATACCGGCGTCCATGGCGGCGCTGACGGGGCTCCGGTTCCTGGCGCTGGACCACAACCGCCTGACAGGCGCCGTGCCGCCCCAGCTCGCCCAGCTGCCCAGCATCGGCGCGCTGTACCTCAACGGCAACAACCTGACGGGGGCGCTGCAGTTCTCGGCCGGATTCTACCAGCGGATGGGCCGGCGGTTCGCGTCGTGGGACAACCCTGGGCTGTGCTACAGCATCGCGGCCGTGGACGCGGCGCACGCGCCGTCGGGCGTGGTCGTGTGCAAGGACCTGCAGGAGCCCAGCGTGGCGCGGGACGGGGAGGAGGGCGGGAGGAAGCCCGAGGCGAGCTCCAGCGTCGtggcctcgtcgtcgtcgtccggccGGTCGGCTGCCAGGGTTCTTCAGGGAATGGCGGCTGCGATTCTTGGATCGATGCCCCTCCTACTATAG
- the LOC136451779 gene encoding piriformospora indica-insensitive protein 2-like isoform X1, whose protein sequence is MRPAGGCRGSGLLVLGLALSVSAALLRGCAGQQAEEDGSDAPAAATATAPMEEKERRALYAAIESFVGKGWNGSGLYPDPCGWSPIQGVSCDLFNGLWYPTVMSIGPVLDNSLQCAPDAKFSPQLFDLRRLRTLSFYSCFPASNPTAIPTAGWEKLSGTLETLEFRTNLGLTGGIPASLGRLASLQSLVLVENNLTGPVPAELGALSRLRRLVLSGNGLSGPIPAILGNNDHRRRHAHDELLIVDLSRNSLTGSLPSSLGGLTGLLKMDLSNNLLQGSIPPELAGLKSLTLLDLRNNSLTGGLPQFVQGMASLQDLLLSNNPQLGGALPQSGWETLAANLATLDLSNVGLVGAIPASMAALTGLRFLALDHNRLTGAVPPQLAQLPSIGALYLNGNNLTGALQFSAGFYQRMGRRFASWDNPGLCYSIAAVDAAHAPSGVVVCKDLQEPSVARDGEEGGRKPEASSSVVASSSSSGRSAARVLQGMAAAILGSMPLLL, encoded by the exons ATGAGGCCCGCTGGCGGTTGCCGCGGGAGCGGGCTGCTGGTTCTCGGCCTCGCGCTCTCGGTCTCGGCGGCGCTGCTCCGTGGCTGCGCGGGGCAGCAAGCGGAGGAGGACGGCTCGGACgccccggcggcggcgacggcaacgGCCCCCATGGAGGAGAAGGAGCGCAGGGCCCTGTACGCTGCCATCGAGAGCTTCGTCGGCAAGGGGTGGAACGGCTCCGGGCTCTACCCCGACCCCTGCGGCTGGTCTCCCATCCAG GGGGTGTCATGTGATCTCTTCAATGGACTGTGGTACCCAACAGTGATGAGCATTGGTCCAGTTCTTGACAACTCGCTGCAGTGCGCCCCTGACGCCAAGTTCAGCCCGCAGCTGTTCGACCTTCGGCGCCTCCGGACGCTGTCCTTCTACAGCTGCTTCCCGGCGAGCAACCCCACGGCCATCCCGACCGCCGGCTGGGAGAAGCTGTCGGGGACGCTGGAGACGCTCGAGTTCCGCACGAACCTGGGACTCACCGGCGGCATCCCGGCGTCCCTCGGCCGCTTGGCCAGCCTGCAGTCGCTGGTGCTCGTGGAGAACAACCTGACGGGGCCCGTGCCGGCCGAGCTGGGCGCGCTGTCGAGGCTGAGACGGCTGGTGCTGTCCGGGAACGGGCTGTCGGGGCCGATCCCGGCGATACTCGGTAATAacgaccaccgccgccgccacgcccacGACGAGCTGTTGATCGTGGACCTGAGCAGGAACTCTCTAACCGGCTCTCTGCCTTCGTCGCTAGGTGGCCTCACGGGGCTCCTGAAGATGGACCTGAGCAACAACCTGTTGCAGGGCAGCATCCCGCCGGAGCTCGCGGGGCTGAAGAGCCTCACACTGCTGGACCTCCGGAACAACAGCCTCACCGGCGGGCTGCCCCAGTTCGTGCAGGGCATGGCGTCGCTGCAGGACCTGCTGCTGTCGAACAACCCGCAGCTGGGCGGCGCGCTGCCGCAGTCCGGGTGGGAGACGCTGGCGGCGAACCTGGCCACTCTGGACCTGTCCAACGTCGGCCTCGTGGGAGCCATACCGGCGTCCATGGCGGCGCTGACGGGGCTCCGGTTCCTGGCGCTGGACCACAACCGCCTGACAGGCGCCGTGCCGCCCCAGCTCGCCCAGCTGCCCAGCATCGGCGCGCTGTACCTCAACGGCAACAACCTGACGGGGGCGCTGCAGTTCTCGGCCGGATTCTACCAGCGGATGGGCCGGCGGTTCGCGTCGTGGGACAACCCTGGGCTGTGCTACAGCATCGCGGCCGTGGACGCGGCGCACGCGCCGTCGGGCGTGGTCGTGTGCAAGGACCTGCAGGAGCCCAGCGTGGCGCGGGACGGGGAGGAGGGCGGGAGGAAGCCCGAGGCGAGCTCCAGCGTCGtggcctcgtcgtcgtcgtccggccGGTCGGCTGCCAGGGTTCTTCAGGGAATGGCGGCTGCGATTCTTGGATCGATGCCCCTCCTACTATAG